The Alkalihalobacillus sp. LMS6 genomic interval ATCATCGATGAACAGCGCGAGCATGTCGATACATTAAAAAGCAAACTCCATCATTAAAAATAGACCAGCTGGTTAACCAGCTGGCCTTTTTTATTCTTTGCTGTAAATAACCGTTGAATAAGGCGGTATTGTTAATGTATGGTTCTCTTCTTTTAATCCATTCGAATGATAATAAAGGCTATTCCATTCGGCTGGCTTTTCTACAACAACCTCTTCACCTGATACATTATGGAGGATGAGTAACGTTTCTTCCTCTAACACTCGTTCGAACGTAACAAGGCCGTCCTGTTTCACATCGGAAACCGCTACTTCACCATCCATTAAAACCCGATGACTTCTTCTCACCGCAACCTGTTCTTTATAATGGTTAAGCAAGGAATGTTCATCTTCAACTTGTGTCTCAACGGCAACCTTCTCACGATCCGTGCTGTAAATTCGGTCGATCCAACTCGTCTCTTCCACACTTTTTTCCTTCTTCCAAATCATTGGTTCGCGAATGTGCTCATCAGGCTTCATTCCTTCGAGGCCAACCTCTTCCCCATAGTACAGATAAGGATTTCCGGGCAATGTTAACAGGAGAGATGCCGCCATTTTTGCGTGCTCTTCATTTCCGTTAAGCTGACTCATGACTCGATCCATGTCGTGATTCGATAAAAATGTACTGTCCACATAGCTGTCTGTTACAGAAGCATAATGGCTTCGGACTTTTTCCAGGCTTGAGGCAACGCCTGTATCTCTTTCCTGCTGAACCGCAGATAATAACCTTGCGGACAAATCAAAGTTAAACCCACTGTCTAGTCCTTGTAAATACTGACCAACGATAGACGCACTGTCCCACACTTCTCCAACGAGCATTGAACCTGGTTTGACTGATTCAACATGCTCGCTAAATTCGCTCCACAACGCCACATTTTCATCGTGGTGATTGTCGATTTGATAAGAGCTATATAAATATTTTG includes:
- a CDS encoding alpha-amylase family glycosyl hydrolase; the encoded protein is MKWSKEQAFVEDVDSRVYYEIFVRAFADGDGDGIGDLKGATEKLDYLQELGVNGIWLMPINPSPSYHGYDVTDYKAIHPEYGSVEDMKVFVEEAHKRDIEVIMDFVMNHSSYDHPWFQKALEGDETYRDYYVWSDETTNLNQVGDWQQPVWHGDGEPKYEGVFWHGMPDLNFANPKVMDEFKDASTFWLEEVGLDGFRLDAAKYLYSSYQIDNHHDENVALWSEFSEHVESVKPGSMLVGEVWDSASIVGQYLQGLDSGFNFDLSARLLSAVQQERDTGVASSLEKVRSHYASVTDSYVDSTFLSNHDMDRVMSQLNGNEEHAKMAASLLLTLPGNPYLYYGEEVGLEGMKPDEHIREPMIWKKEKSVEETSWIDRIYSTDREKVAVETQVEDEHSLLNHYKEQVAVRRSHRVLMDGEVAVSDVKQDGLVTFERVLEEETLLILHNVSGEEVVVEKPAEWNSLYYHSNGLKEENHTLTIPPYSTVIYSKE